In Deinococcus psychrotolerans, a genomic segment contains:
- a CDS encoding glycosyltransferase family 2 protein, with amino-acid sequence MSQPFLSVCIPAYNRAQFLGPLLDSILSQNYGDYEIVICEDLSPQREAIAQVVRTYKARTDKIRYIENVRNLGYDANFRELLTQACGEYCFFMGNDDLMADGALSKVSEVLHKHSNIGLILRSYDWFIDDYRKPEQTIQYFASDRIFPPGEETIATAYRRCGVLSGYVIHRESAMNAATEEFDGFLFYQMYLAASVLVEKGAYYVRDVLTHSRSTETPDFGNSAMEKGIFTPGTYTPEARIHMITGMLTIARTVDKKSGLRFANAIERDIANYVYPYISDQLNLPLPKYLNFLKKLKNLGLGKHKMFYAHAVTAYILKQNNYNKMTTFVRNKLGKSPQIGKVYAGIEAK; translated from the coding sequence ATGTCTCAGCCATTTCTATCTGTATGCATCCCTGCTTATAATCGTGCCCAATTCCTAGGGCCATTGCTTGATTCGATTCTTAGTCAGAATTATGGAGATTATGAAATCGTGATTTGTGAAGATTTAAGTCCGCAAAGAGAAGCAATAGCGCAAGTCGTTAGAACATATAAAGCTAGAACTGATAAAATTAGATACATCGAAAATGTTAGAAATTTGGGATACGATGCCAATTTTAGAGAGCTTCTTACACAAGCCTGTGGGGAATATTGTTTCTTTATGGGAAATGATGATTTGATGGCTGATGGTGCTCTTTCTAAGGTCTCAGAAGTCTTGCACAAGCACTCAAATATTGGCTTAATTTTGAGATCTTACGACTGGTTCATTGATGACTATAGAAAGCCAGAGCAAACTATTCAATATTTTGCCAGTGACAGAATTTTTCCTCCAGGTGAAGAGACTATTGCCACTGCATATCGGCGGTGTGGTGTTTTGTCCGGCTATGTGATCCACAGAGAGTCTGCGATGAATGCTGCAACTGAGGAATTTGATGGATTTCTCTTTTACCAGATGTACCTAGCGGCGTCCGTATTGGTAGAAAAGGGCGCGTACTACGTCAGGGATGTGTTAACTCATTCCCGTTCTACAGAAACACCTGATTTTGGCAATAGTGCCATGGAGAAGGGAATATTTACGCCAGGGACATATACTCCTGAGGCGCGGATTCATATGATTACGGGCATGCTCACGATTGCCCGGACAGTGGATAAAAAAAGCGGATTGAGATTTGCCAATGCAATTGAAAGAGATATCGCAAACTATGTTTACCCATATATTAGTGATCAATTAAACCTTCCACTACCTAAGTATTTGAATTTTCTCAAGAAGCTGAAGAATCTAGGTCTGGGAAAGCATAAGATGTTTTACGCCCACGCTGTTACTGCTTATATTTTAAAGCAAAATAATTATAACAAAATGACAACATTTGTGCGAAATAAATTAGGAAAATCACCCCAGATTGGAAAGGTATATGCAGGTATTGAAGCGAAATAG
- a CDS encoding DapH/DapD/GlmU-related protein, whose protein sequence is MRRAIQIYRRDGPLPVLEVAFDRLRSLIVRKQRGFQNGFLLGAGTSWLTGPYVEVGHNLRVGKRCRIETISEHNGLSYFPRLTFGNNVSLNDDVHIACVSRVEIGNNVLMASKIYISDHNHGSYSGEHQDSPVLAPGERHLGYAPVVIEDNVWLGELVSVLPGVTIGEGSIIGANSVVSRNIPPYCIAVGTPACVIKRYDFKFAQWIHESSAVAKHSGEVI, encoded by the coding sequence GTGCGCAGAGCAATTCAGATATACAGGCGTGATGGTCCTTTACCTGTTCTTGAAGTAGCGTTTGACCGTTTACGCTCCCTGATTGTTAGGAAACAACGTGGATTTCAGAATGGTTTTTTGCTTGGGGCTGGTACAAGCTGGTTAACTGGGCCTTATGTTGAGGTGGGTCATAATTTACGTGTTGGCAAACGGTGTCGTATTGAAACTATCAGCGAACACAACGGGCTGAGCTACTTTCCCAGATTGACTTTTGGAAACAATGTTAGTCTCAATGACGATGTGCATATTGCATGTGTCAGCCGGGTGGAGATTGGGAACAATGTTCTTATGGCAAGCAAGATTTACATCAGTGACCATAATCACGGCTCATACTCCGGGGAGCATCAGGATTCACCAGTGCTTGCGCCAGGAGAACGCCACTTGGGCTATGCGCCGGTGGTTATCGAGGATAATGTGTGGCTTGGTGAACTGGTAAGTGTGTTGCCCGGAGTTACCATTGGCGAGGGGAGCATCATCGGGGCTAACAGCGTCGTTTCTCGTAATATTCCACCCTATTGCATCGCTGTCGGGACACCTGCGTGTGTGATCAAGCGTTACGACTTTAAATTTGCTCAATGGATACATGAATCCAGTGCAGTAGCGAAGCATTCAGGAGAAGTAATATAA
- a CDS encoding oligosaccharide flippase family protein, with amino-acid sequence MWNKAWSYLSLYGAHGLKVFSFILLIPHFTSIFPKDSWGQILTVQALALWFQIVVEYGFNLSATRSMSRVRDDLQALARLVSGVAGAKIFLSGLVVILAFGSATSLTNLHGLGKLIAWSTVFAIAQGFNPVWYFLARGRFGQYATIDFVSRLIYLILCYYLITRPSQGALIFIFGVLTACFSNFAGYLLIARQTPLRFPTVQDSRLALREGFSMFLFVGVTSIYTTLNIVILGFSQTTGTVAAYGTSDRIVRAAGGLLEPLNRVIYAKLSHLYHHDFPAALAFLRKAAVILILAGLAIFGIGEWLTPYIVQILAPTYTDAVGYLRLLLLFIPLLAINNIVGLHIMLPLGMDRAFNGVFLVVSMISVAAMLVLTPIYGSVGMGVITILTEALACIGMIYMVWRSRKLLQTHLGGSYSAQSNSDIQA; translated from the coding sequence GTGTGGAACAAAGCTTGGTCTTATCTTTCATTGTATGGTGCACATGGGCTTAAGGTTTTCTCTTTTATCCTTCTGATACCTCATTTCACTTCTATTTTTCCTAAAGACTCTTGGGGACAAATTCTGACTGTTCAGGCTTTGGCTCTGTGGTTTCAGATTGTTGTGGAGTACGGTTTCAATTTATCGGCTACCCGTAGTATGTCCAGGGTTAGAGACGATTTGCAGGCTCTGGCACGTCTTGTTTCCGGTGTAGCAGGGGCTAAAATCTTTCTCTCTGGCCTTGTAGTCATTCTGGCATTCGGGTCTGCCACCAGCCTGACCAATTTGCATGGTTTGGGAAAGCTGATTGCTTGGTCTACAGTTTTCGCTATAGCTCAGGGCTTTAACCCAGTCTGGTATTTTCTAGCACGTGGTCGATTTGGCCAGTATGCAACTATCGATTTTGTCAGTCGCTTGATCTACCTTATTCTTTGCTATTATCTGATTACTCGACCTTCACAGGGCGCACTTATCTTCATCTTTGGTGTTCTGACGGCTTGTTTTTCTAATTTTGCGGGTTATCTATTGATCGCAAGACAAACTCCTTTGCGCTTTCCCACTGTTCAAGATTCGCGACTAGCCCTACGAGAAGGCTTCAGCATGTTTCTTTTTGTGGGCGTTACCAGTATTTATACCACTCTGAACATTGTTATTTTGGGATTCTCTCAAACCACCGGGACAGTAGCCGCTTACGGTACGTCAGACCGTATCGTTCGTGCCGCTGGAGGGTTGCTAGAGCCGTTGAATCGCGTGATATACGCCAAACTCTCACATCTTTACCATCACGATTTTCCAGCTGCACTGGCCTTTTTGCGCAAAGCCGCCGTTATCCTGATCTTGGCTGGCCTAGCCATTTTTGGGATTGGAGAATGGTTGACTCCCTATATAGTGCAGATTCTCGCTCCCACGTATACGGACGCAGTGGGTTATTTAAGGCTGCTGCTCCTTTTCATCCCTTTGCTTGCGATAAACAACATCGTCGGTTTACATATCATGCTTCCTTTAGGGATGGATCGCGCTTTCAATGGTGTATTTTTGGTCGTAAGTATGATCAGTGTAGCTGCAATGCTGGTTCTGACGCCCATTTACGGCTCTGTTGGAATGGGTGTTATCACTATTCTGACTGAGGCTCTGGCCTGCATTGGCATGATTTACATGGTATGGCGGAGTCGAAAGCTATTGCAAACTCATTTAGGAGGTTCTTACAGTGCGCAGAGCAATTCAGATATACAGGCGTGA
- the wbaP gene encoding undecaprenyl-phosphate galactose phosphotransferase WbaP — protein MGLHTPNAPAVRTANRGVLLAQRGVSQGLVLVISDLLSGLVSFGFANLLLTELGEASVQMGAVVIWLGVWLCWRFYQGLYPGYGKSPQTELRLHTVSTVQVLLVQLAAALAFDRLAIGVGGVVVAWLLILLLALPVRYGVRSLLIRAGNFGRPVSIIGAGQTASLTIAHLQANPAYGLIPLAAYDDNPFLQETLLHGVPVRGSIEQALIDPLTEQALISIPSARAETQQKLVNNVYAAFPVTWVIPDLFGIPNQALLPHNIGSIATLEVRNNLRSRRSRMVKRTMDLLASVMGTLVIAPIFLVIAIAIKVDSPGPAVYRARRLGRDGKLFDCFKFRSMHRDAEAKLQEVLATDPELKAEFEATHKLKDDPRVTRVGNFLRKTSLDEFPQLFNVIVGEMSLVGPRPIVEAEVVKYGKTYTAYKQVRPGMTGYWQANGRSDTSYDERVGMDNFYVTNWTPWLDLVILLQTVRVVLVGKGAY, from the coding sequence ATGGGTCTGCATACGCCGAATGCGCCAGCTGTTCGGACAGCCAATCGCGGCGTTCTACTGGCTCAACGTGGTGTATCTCAGGGTCTGGTGCTGGTGATCAGCGATTTACTTAGTGGATTGGTGAGTTTTGGTTTTGCCAATCTTCTCCTGACTGAATTGGGCGAAGCGAGTGTTCAGATGGGAGCTGTAGTGATCTGGTTGGGGGTCTGGCTCTGCTGGCGTTTCTATCAGGGCCTCTATCCAGGGTATGGCAAATCGCCCCAGACAGAATTGCGGCTTCATACGGTCAGCACCGTTCAGGTGTTGCTTGTTCAGCTGGCGGCAGCGCTGGCTTTTGACCGGCTGGCCATTGGTGTGGGTGGAGTAGTGGTGGCATGGCTGCTGATTCTGCTGCTGGCTTTGCCAGTTCGTTACGGGGTGCGCTCACTCCTTATTCGGGCAGGGAACTTTGGACGGCCTGTCAGCATCATCGGCGCTGGTCAAACGGCCAGCCTGACCATCGCCCATTTGCAAGCCAATCCGGCTTATGGGCTTATCCCGCTGGCAGCTTATGACGATAATCCGTTTTTACAGGAAACCCTATTGCATGGTGTTCCTGTCCGGGGGTCGATCGAGCAGGCTTTGATTGACCCTCTCACCGAGCAGGCTCTAATCTCGATTCCCAGCGCTCGTGCCGAAACGCAGCAGAAGTTAGTCAACAATGTTTACGCTGCGTTTCCTGTAACCTGGGTCATTCCAGACCTATTTGGTATACCCAATCAGGCACTCTTACCACACAATATTGGGAGTATCGCTACTCTGGAGGTTCGCAATAATCTGCGGAGTCGGCGTTCCAGGATGGTGAAACGGACGATGGACTTGCTGGCCTCGGTGATGGGCACACTCGTTATTGCCCCGATCTTTCTTGTGATTGCCATTGCAATTAAAGTAGACAGTCCTGGCCCCGCTGTTTACCGCGCCCGGCGTCTGGGACGTGATGGTAAGCTTTTTGATTGTTTCAAATTTCGCAGTATGCACCGAGATGCGGAAGCCAAGTTGCAAGAAGTTCTGGCTACTGATCCTGAGTTGAAAGCTGAATTTGAAGCCACTCACAAGCTGAAAGATGATCCGAGGGTGACACGGGTAGGAAACTTTCTGAGGAAGACCAGCTTGGACGAATTCCCTCAGCTCTTCAATGTCATTGTGGGTGAGATGAGTTTAGTCGGGCCACGCCCTATTGTAGAGGCAGAGGTCGTCAAGTATGGGAAAACATACACTGCATATAAGCAGGTGCGCCCAGGTATGACTGGCTACTGGCAGGCCAATGGCCGTAGCGATACCAGTTACGACGAGCGTGTAGGGATGGATAACTTCTACGTTACGAACTGGACTCCCTGGTTGGATTTGGTGATACTGTTGCAAACAGTTCGAGTGGTCTTGGTGGGGAAGGGCGCGTACTGA
- a CDS encoding polysaccharide biosynthesis tyrosine autokinase: MSDQYRENPPLDNVENEIELGVLWRGIRRRLPIILVLVMLAGLITYLWSRSQPLVYEASSSVITVRPSDGVVGATLVPAPLLPIGALDEALRGSTVIGSVVNALKGSQLAAPLKNELVKDLQFELQSGKISTVGLTSQLDQGGNGVYTVTGQAPTSAAARVLTNLTTQALLNWDENRALLSVQQALKVQRSQLAEIDQQLNGASVPELERQTLITTRALTQRNLAQTSILAQATTGSLSLVSPAIEPLNPVAPKPTRNAVLAGLLTLLLGLGVAALLTVTDRTIRSEDDLLAFGLPTLGMIPRLRKRDIVLMGIVRAARQAGLYEAIGFLRVNLLSSVNNQPGKRIMLSSTAPGEGKSSLTATLADGMASSGQRVLIIDADLRRGTQQDVWDKYQRQHEWQQLVGEGGARNLQEALRDPENVQVIEAEPNVYLLPAGPGLHDSLTLLNRDDLGDIFKRWGETYGIVLIDSPPLLAIADSLVLGRHVDGVVLITEAGQTTLQAVKQVMRRTKEAKVPMMGFVLNKVTQSNRDGYGYGQNYSYTTRNSEGS; this comes from the coding sequence GTGAGTGATCAATATAGAGAAAACCCACCCCTCGATAATGTTGAGAACGAAATTGAGCTCGGTGTCCTGTGGCGCGGTATTCGCCGCCGCTTGCCGATTATTCTTGTGCTGGTGATGCTTGCCGGACTGATCACCTATCTCTGGTCACGGAGTCAACCCCTCGTCTACGAGGCCTCGTCGAGCGTAATTACTGTTCGTCCCAGTGACGGTGTGGTGGGCGCGACTCTGGTTCCGGCTCCGCTCCTGCCGATCGGGGCACTGGACGAGGCTCTGCGGGGTTCGACGGTAATTGGCAGTGTGGTCAACGCCTTGAAGGGCAGTCAGCTTGCAGCGCCACTCAAAAATGAACTGGTTAAAGATTTACAGTTTGAATTGCAGAGCGGCAAGATTTCGACTGTTGGCTTGACTTCTCAACTTGATCAAGGCGGGAACGGCGTTTATACCGTCACCGGTCAGGCCCCCACCTCCGCAGCTGCGCGGGTGCTGACCAACTTGACTACCCAGGCTCTGCTCAACTGGGATGAAAACCGGGCGCTGCTATCGGTGCAACAGGCTCTCAAAGTACAGCGTTCCCAGCTGGCCGAAATTGATCAGCAATTGAACGGTGCAAGCGTGCCTGAGCTGGAAAGGCAGACCCTTATCACGACCCGCGCACTTACACAGCGAAACTTGGCGCAGACTAGTATCCTAGCGCAGGCTACCACTGGCTCTCTCTCACTGGTTTCACCTGCCATTGAGCCGCTTAACCCCGTTGCGCCTAAACCCACACGCAATGCGGTATTGGCCGGACTCCTGACTTTGCTTTTGGGGCTGGGTGTCGCTGCGCTGCTTACTGTCACAGACCGGACCATTCGGAGCGAAGACGATCTTCTGGCCTTCGGTTTACCCACTCTGGGAATGATTCCTCGCCTTCGCAAGCGTGACATCGTATTGATGGGTATTGTCCGGGCCGCTAGGCAGGCCGGACTCTATGAAGCGATCGGCTTCTTGCGGGTCAATCTGCTTTCGAGTGTCAACAATCAGCCGGGGAAGCGCATTATGCTGTCGTCAACTGCACCAGGAGAAGGCAAAAGCAGTCTGACCGCGACGCTTGCTGATGGAATGGCTTCGTCGGGTCAACGCGTTCTGATCATTGACGCCGATCTCAGACGTGGAACCCAGCAAGACGTTTGGGATAAATATCAGCGCCAACATGAGTGGCAACAGTTGGTAGGCGAAGGTGGAGCACGTAATTTGCAAGAGGCTTTACGCGATCCGGAAAATGTGCAGGTCATTGAGGCCGAGCCGAATGTTTACTTGCTTCCGGCTGGTCCTGGCTTACACGACAGCCTGACATTGCTCAACCGTGACGATCTGGGCGATATTTTTAAACGCTGGGGTGAAACATACGGTATTGTCTTGATTGACAGTCCCCCTTTATTGGCGATTGCTGATAGTTTAGTGCTGGGACGTCATGTTGACGGTGTTGTGCTGATTACTGAGGCTGGACAAACCACGCTGCAGGCAGTCAAACAGGTAATGCGCCGCACTAAAGAGGCGAAAGTGCCAATGATGGGCTTCGTGCTGAATAAAGTGACTCAATCGAATCGTGATGGTTACGGTTATGGACAAAACTATAGCTATACGACTCGCAATTCCGAGGGGAGCTGA
- a CDS encoding mannose-1-phosphate guanylyltransferase, which translates to MTIEDSALPLFIPVVLAGGSGERFWPLSRKSKPKQFLTLDDTGRSLLQATVDRLSIVSGSADSVMVVTGNEYRSQVLDQLPEMPVENLIVEPLARDTAPAVLYAALRIARDQPDAVMGVFPADHRITDVDTYLKVIERAILIARQTEQLVTIGITPTFPATGYGYIQQGAALRGGAQDTTGENIFAAYHVSRFAEKPTQETAQQFLDEGGYSWNSGMFIWTVKAILQAFEKHQPEMYQQLSQAVEKRTVKQVFPELEKISIDYAILEKSGHVAVIPAEFGWDDLGDWNALERLLKAEGENVSVGRHVGLDTGGAILYTTNGDDLIVTIGLEDVVIVRTSEVTLVVRKDRTQDIKKVVRQLKAHPELERFA; encoded by the coding sequence GTGACCATTGAAGATAGCGCCCTGCCTCTTTTCATTCCAGTTGTCTTGGCTGGGGGCAGTGGTGAGCGTTTTTGGCCATTGTCACGTAAAAGTAAGCCGAAGCAGTTTTTGACTCTGGATGATACAGGCCGCAGCTTGCTGCAAGCGACTGTTGACCGCCTGAGTATTGTCAGTGGCAGCGCCGATTCGGTGATGGTGGTCACTGGGAATGAATACCGAAGCCAAGTTCTCGATCAGTTGCCAGAAATGCCGGTTGAGAACTTGATCGTCGAGCCGCTGGCACGCGATACGGCACCCGCCGTGTTGTACGCGGCACTGAGAATTGCCCGTGACCAGCCTGATGCCGTAATGGGCGTTTTTCCAGCAGATCACCGCATTACAGATGTTGACACTTACCTTAAAGTCATCGAGCGGGCTATCTTAATCGCACGGCAGACTGAACAACTGGTCACGATTGGTATTACTCCGACTTTTCCAGCGACTGGCTACGGCTATATCCAGCAGGGCGCAGCTTTGAGAGGAGGGGCCCAAGATACGACTGGAGAAAACATATTCGCGGCGTATCATGTTAGCCGCTTTGCCGAAAAGCCGACCCAGGAAACGGCGCAGCAATTTTTGGATGAAGGTGGCTACAGCTGGAATAGCGGAATGTTTATTTGGACGGTGAAAGCGATCTTGCAAGCTTTTGAAAAGCATCAGCCTGAAATGTACCAGCAACTGAGTCAAGCCGTCGAGAAGCGTACTGTGAAGCAGGTTTTTCCAGAACTGGAAAAGATCAGCATTGACTACGCCATTCTTGAAAAGTCCGGCCATGTCGCCGTTATACCTGCCGAATTCGGCTGGGACGATTTGGGTGATTGGAACGCCTTGGAGCGTCTTCTTAAAGCCGAGGGTGAGAATGTCTCGGTGGGGCGACACGTCGGTCTCGACACGGGCGGCGCGATCTTGTACACGACCAACGGAGACGATTTGATCGTTACCATCGGTCTAGAAGACGTCGTGATCGTGCGAACCAGCGAAGTGACCTTGGTGGTTCGTAAAGACCGCACCCAAGATATTAAAAAAGTGGTACGACAGCTTAAAGCCCATCCCGAATTGGAGCGTTTTGCGTGA
- a CDS encoding glucose-1-phosphate thymidylyltransferase, with protein MKGIIPAAGLGTRLRPLTFTRPKPVLRVAGKPIIIHAIETLQAAGIDDIAIIVSDLTRTEIEYTLSAVSGVRIALIDQHQQLGLGHAVAMAREWAAGEDVCVYLGDNLFEFGIRSFAQQFERERPAALIALVEVADPSAFGVARLEGQRIVELIEKPKTLVSNLAVAGAYFFSSRIFEALDGLPPSARGEYEITDAIQRLITEGDTVLGRRVQGWWKDTGKPVDLLDANRLLLERIEAHVEGEVINSRISGRVQVPASTRIINSKIVGPVLLGEDVIIEDAYVGPFTSIGQGSVIRNAEIEHSVIESFVRIENVEIRLQDCLIGLRAIVRGGRRIPRTLKLTLSDASEVELT; from the coding sequence ATGAAAGGCATTATTCCCGCCGCTGGTTTGGGCACCCGCCTCAGGCCCCTGACCTTCACACGACCTAAACCTGTTCTCAGAGTCGCGGGAAAACCGATCATCATCCACGCTATTGAGACGCTTCAAGCAGCCGGAATCGATGATATTGCCATCATTGTCTCCGATCTGACGCGTACTGAAATCGAGTACACGCTCAGTGCCGTGAGTGGAGTACGTATTGCCTTGATCGATCAACACCAGCAGCTCGGGCTGGGCCACGCCGTTGCAATGGCGCGGGAATGGGCCGCTGGCGAGGACGTATGCGTTTACTTGGGTGACAATTTATTTGAATTCGGTATCCGCAGTTTTGCTCAACAATTTGAGCGTGAACGTCCCGCCGCCCTCATCGCACTAGTCGAAGTGGCCGACCCCAGCGCTTTTGGAGTTGCTCGGCTAGAAGGTCAGCGCATCGTCGAACTGATTGAGAAACCCAAAACGCTCGTCAGCAACTTAGCGGTGGCAGGCGCTTACTTTTTCTCCAGCCGAATCTTTGAGGCACTTGACGGTTTGCCACCTTCTGCACGCGGCGAGTACGAGATCACTGACGCCATTCAGCGCTTAATTACTGAAGGCGACACCGTGCTGGGTCGGCGGGTGCAAGGGTGGTGGAAAGATACCGGCAAACCAGTTGATCTGCTTGACGCCAACCGCTTGCTGCTGGAGCGTATCGAGGCCCACGTCGAAGGCGAAGTGATCAATTCCCGGATCAGTGGACGGGTGCAGGTTCCAGCTTCCACCAGAATCATCAACAGCAAGATTGTCGGCCCAGTGTTGCTTGGTGAAGACGTCATCATTGAAGACGCTTATGTGGGCCCGTTTACCAGCATTGGACAGGGTAGCGTCATTCGCAACGCCGAGATCGAGCACAGCGTCATCGAGTCGTTTGTCAGAATCGAAAATGTGGAGATCCGCTTGCAAGACTGCTTGATTGGGTTGCGGGCCATCGTCAGGGGGGGGCGGCGTATTCCGCGTACCCTCAAATTGACATTATCGGACGCCAGCGAAGTGGAGCTAACTTAG
- the ilvD gene encoding dihydroxy-acid dehydratase, with protein sequence MTDTTQKAKLNWNSYHVTQGDERAPNRAMMRAVGFQDGDFEKPIIGVAHAQSNITPCNNGLGELAGHITDAIREGGGMPQVYGTITVSDGISMGTEGMKCSLVSREVIADSIETVSRGQSHDGVIVVGGCDKNMPGAMIGIARLNIPAIFVYGGTTKPGHYAGKDLTIVSVFEAVGALGAGKMSREDFNEIERRACPGNGSCGGMYTANTMSSAFEAMGMSLPFSSTMSAVDAEKATSSADSARALLKLIEHNVRPLDILTKQAFENAITVIMAVGGSTNAVLHLMAIAHACDVDLTLEDFERIREATPVFCDLKPSGKYVATDLHEVGGIPRVMKMLLKVGLLHGECLTVTGKTIAENLADEQDTPDAGQDVIRPYDQPLYAQGHLAILRGNLAPEGSVAKISGLKSIKITGPARVFESEEESMHAIMSDQINPGDVLVIRYEGPKGGPGMREMLSPTSAIIGKGLGDSVGLITDGRFSGGTFGLVVGHVAPEAYVGGPIALVQEGDTIELNAETCELTLHVDEAEIERRRQAWVQPEPRYKRGVLAKYAKLVSSAAVGAYTD encoded by the coding sequence ATGACCGATACCACTCAAAAGGCCAAGCTCAACTGGAATTCCTACCACGTCACTCAAGGCGACGAACGCGCCCCCAACCGCGCCATGATGCGGGCGGTGGGATTTCAAGACGGCGACTTTGAAAAGCCGATTATTGGGGTGGCGCACGCCCAGAGCAACATCACGCCCTGCAACAACGGCCTCGGCGAGCTGGCTGGCCACATCACCGACGCCATTCGTGAAGGCGGTGGGATGCCGCAAGTCTACGGCACCATCACGGTGTCTGACGGCATCAGCATGGGCACCGAAGGAATGAAGTGCAGCTTGGTAAGCCGTGAAGTGATCGCCGACAGTATCGAAACCGTCTCGCGGGGCCAGTCACATGACGGCGTGATCGTGGTGGGCGGCTGCGACAAAAATATGCCGGGAGCGATGATCGGGATTGCCCGTTTGAACATTCCGGCTATTTTTGTGTATGGCGGCACCACCAAACCCGGCCATTACGCCGGAAAAGACCTCACCATCGTCAGCGTGTTTGAAGCAGTGGGCGCACTAGGCGCAGGCAAAATGAGCCGCGAAGACTTCAACGAAATCGAGCGTCGCGCTTGTCCAGGCAACGGCTCTTGCGGCGGCATGTACACCGCCAATACCATGAGCAGCGCCTTCGAAGCGATGGGCATGAGTTTGCCGTTCAGCAGCACCATGAGCGCGGTGGACGCCGAGAAGGCCACCTCCAGCGCCGACAGCGCCCGCGCCCTACTCAAACTCATTGAGCACAATGTCCGCCCGCTGGACATCCTGACCAAGCAGGCTTTTGAAAATGCCATCACGGTGATCATGGCCGTCGGCGGCTCGACCAACGCCGTGCTGCACCTGATGGCGATTGCCCACGCCTGCGACGTCGATTTGACCCTGGAAGACTTCGAGCGCATCCGTGAAGCCACGCCAGTCTTCTGCGATCTCAAGCCCAGTGGGAAATATGTCGCCACCGATTTGCACGAAGTCGGTGGCATTCCCCGCGTCATGAAAATGCTGCTGAAGGTCGGCCTCCTGCACGGCGAGTGCCTGACCGTGACGGGCAAGACCATCGCCGAGAACTTGGCCGATGAGCAGGACACCCCTGACGCCGGTCAAGATGTCATTCGGCCTTACGATCAACCGCTGTACGCACAGGGGCACCTCGCCATTTTGCGCGGCAACCTCGCGCCGGAAGGGTCGGTGGCCAAAATCAGCGGCCTGAAATCCATCAAAATTACTGGCCCGGCCCGCGTGTTCGAATCGGAAGAAGAATCGATGCACGCCATCATGTCGGATCAGATCAACCCCGGTGACGTGCTGGTGATTCGCTACGAAGGGCCGAAAGGCGGGCCGGGGATGCGGGAAATGCTCTCGCCCACTTCGGCCATCATTGGCAAGGGCCTCGGCGACAGCGTGGGGCTCATTACCGACGGCAGGTTTTCAGGTGGCACGTTTGGGCTGGTCGTCGGCCATGTCGCGCCGGAAGCGTATGTGGGCGGGCCGATAGCGCTGGTGCAGGAAGGCGACACCATCGAACTGAACGCTGAAACCTGCGAGCTGACGTTGCACGTAGACGAAGCCGAGATCGAGCGCCGCCGCCAAGCATGGGTGCAGCCCGAGCCGAGATACAAGCGCGGAGTGCTGGCCAAGTACGCCAAATTGGTGAGCAGCGCGGCAGTGGGAGCGTATACGGACTGA